A window from Chitinophaga filiformis encodes these proteins:
- the cbiE gene encoding precorrin-6y C5,15-methyltransferase (decarboxylating) subunit CbiE: MEYIVIGISNEPDYILPDAVRQLLPSHKVFSGGKRHYELVKKHLPAHHHWIDIQGNMPVLFEQFSQHNGPVVVFASGDPLFYGFAGTIQKFDPAATMKIYPYFNSIQLLCHANNLAYANLRNVSVHGRSWDELDNALLTQAPMIGVLTDQQKTPAVIAQRMLEYNFTNYRMIVGEDLGGLHHRTTTFELTEAIRHTAHQLNCVILVRTYRQAFSYGIADHLFYSLENRPNMITKMPVRLSSLSFLDLAGRNVLWDIGFCTGAVSIEARRSYPHLRIVAFEQRSECSELMDKNMRRHSTPGITSVMGDFFETDLHLYPAPDAVFIGGHGGRLEELLRKLDTLLPSGGRIVLNAVKEESKTQFTAIAQALDYTLSTPMVIRVDDHNPITILGAEKR, translated from the coding sequence GTGGAATATATTGTGATCGGCATATCAAATGAACCTGACTACATCCTGCCGGATGCAGTCAGACAACTGTTACCATCGCACAAGGTATTCTCCGGCGGTAAGCGGCACTATGAGCTGGTGAAAAAACACCTTCCTGCACATCATCATTGGATAGATATTCAGGGTAATATGCCTGTTCTCTTTGAACAGTTCAGCCAGCATAACGGGCCCGTGGTGGTATTCGCCTCCGGAGACCCGCTGTTCTATGGCTTTGCCGGCACTATACAGAAATTCGATCCGGCAGCAACGATGAAGATCTATCCTTATTTCAACAGCATACAATTGCTTTGTCATGCGAACAATCTTGCTTACGCCAACCTGCGGAATGTGTCTGTACACGGACGCTCCTGGGATGAACTGGACAATGCCCTCCTTACACAGGCACCAATGATCGGTGTATTGACAGACCAGCAGAAGACACCGGCAGTTATTGCTCAACGCATGCTGGAATACAATTTCACCAATTACAGAATGATCGTAGGCGAAGACCTGGGCGGCCTCCATCATCGCACCACCACATTTGAATTAACTGAAGCGATCAGGCATACGGCACATCAGCTGAACTGTGTGATACTGGTAAGAACATACAGGCAGGCATTCTCGTACGGCATCGCAGACCATCTTTTCTATAGCCTGGAAAACCGTCCGAATATGATCACCAAAATGCCCGTGCGTCTCTCCAGCCTGTCCTTCCTGGACCTCGCCGGGCGTAATGTGCTCTGGGATATAGGCTTTTGTACCGGCGCTGTTTCTATTGAAGCCAGGAGATCCTATCCGCACCTGCGCATCGTCGCTTTTGAACAAAGGAGCGAATGCAGTGAGTTGATGGATAAAAATATGCGCAGGCATTCCACACCGGGTATTACAAGTGTGATGGGCGATTTCTTTGAGACAGACCTTCATCTCTACCCAGCTCCTGATGCGGTCTTCATCGGTGGGCACGGCGGCAGGCTGGAAGAACTATTGCGGAAACTGGATACCCTCCTTCCCTCCGGCGGCAGGATCGTATTGAATGCAGTGAAAGAGGAAAGCAAAACTCAGTTTACAGCCATCGCGCAGGCGTTAGATTATACATTGTCAACACCGATGGTGATACGGGTGGATGATCACAATCCTATTACCATACTGGGAGCAGAAAAAAGATAA
- the cobJ gene encoding precorrin-3B C(17)-methyltransferase produces the protein MKLSVVGIGPGGKDYILPVAQQVLATADIVIGYSYYFQFIAHLLKLDCECIGKDLTEEEARAALAVERCEANKHVVVISSGDAGIYAMASLVYQYASTHADKEIELETIPGISAFIAAAGKLGAPLGHDFCCISLSDLMTPWPLIEKRIQAAAMGDFVTSLYNPRSKKRFWQLSRFKELFLQHREPATPVAIIRQVTRPEEEITITTLADLCIEDVDMFSLVMIGNSQTYQFKNFLVTPRGYMSRKPQSGQEIQDESFRQIAAQMKRPDLTMADRWAVMRCIHTTADFEYEDLYLSNKDAITQWHHYLKAGGTIVTDVTMVQSGITKDFLKKYNTSVYCYLNDEAVLPLAEKERLTRSQAGMRIAIEKHPEALFVVGNAPTALFELCDQLQDNRFRPAGIVGAPVGFVNVIESKLKLQAMKNVPYVIIQGRKGGSNVAASIVNAAFTVND, from the coding sequence ATGAAGTTAAGTGTAGTTGGCATAGGACCCGGCGGTAAGGATTATATTCTGCCTGTAGCCCAACAGGTATTGGCAACAGCCGATATCGTGATCGGCTATAGTTATTACTTTCAGTTCATCGCACATCTCCTGAAATTAGATTGTGAATGTATCGGGAAAGACCTCACAGAAGAAGAAGCCCGTGCAGCACTGGCGGTAGAACGCTGTGAAGCGAACAAACATGTGGTGGTGATCAGTTCCGGTGATGCAGGCATTTATGCAATGGCCTCCCTGGTATATCAATATGCCAGTACACATGCCGATAAGGAGATTGAACTGGAGACCATTCCCGGTATCAGCGCTTTTATTGCTGCTGCCGGCAAACTGGGCGCTCCACTGGGTCATGACTTCTGCTGCATCTCACTATCCGACCTGATGACGCCCTGGCCCCTGATCGAAAAGCGGATACAGGCGGCGGCTATGGGCGACTTTGTCACCTCGCTTTATAACCCACGGAGTAAAAAACGTTTCTGGCAACTGTCCCGGTTTAAAGAGCTCTTCCTGCAACACCGGGAGCCAGCTACACCGGTTGCCATCATCCGCCAGGTAACAAGACCAGAAGAAGAGATCACGATCACCACGCTGGCGGACCTCTGCATCGAAGACGTGGACATGTTCTCGCTTGTGATGATCGGCAATTCACAGACCTACCAGTTTAAGAACTTCCTTGTCACGCCCCGCGGATATATGTCCAGGAAACCGCAAAGTGGCCAGGAAATACAGGACGAAAGCTTTCGGCAGATAGCTGCCCAAATGAAACGCCCGGACCTAACGATGGCCGACAGATGGGCTGTTATGCGTTGTATCCATACTACGGCCGACTTCGAATATGAGGATCTCTACCTGTCGAATAAGGATGCTATCACGCAATGGCATCACTATCTGAAGGCGGGCGGTACTATCGTTACTGATGTCACCATGGTGCAATCAGGTATTACCAAAGATTTTCTGAAGAAATATAATACCAGTGTATACTGTTACCTGAATGATGAAGCAGTACTGCCACTGGCGGAAAAAGAAAGGCTTACCCGCAGCCAGGCAGGCATGCGTATCGCGATAGAAAAACATCCGGAGGCACTGTTTGTGGTAGGGAATGCACCTACTGCCCTGTTTGAGCTCTGCGACCAGTTGCAGGACAATAGGTTCAGGCCGGCGGGTATTGTTGGTGCGCCTGTCGGATTTGTGAATGTAATCGAGTCCAAGCTGAAATTACAGGCCATGAAAAACGTGCCCTACGTCATCATACAGGGACGTAAAGGCGGCAGCAATGTGGCAGCCAGTATCGTCAATGCAGCTTTCACCGTAAATGATTAA
- the cobI gene encoding precorrin-2 C(20)-methyltransferase, with protein MHKQGKIYGISLGPGDPLLITVKGLQILQQADKIYYPGSLLPNGTTASYSLQILQHYQLEESKLQGMFLKMSDDRQSAENTYANTFQRLLADYHNGLRVAFVSEGDISFYSTFAYLLKHIQAHKLDLEIVAGVPSFILGAAEHQSSLAVLNEKIAILPRMNDRDALSRYLREFETVVLIKVRSVLQEIRTLIRQTGLQMVYCERLGTTQQYITTDINDLENREIPYFSLLILKRI; from the coding sequence ATGCACAAACAGGGAAAGATATATGGCATTTCATTAGGGCCCGGCGATCCGCTGCTGATCACCGTAAAAGGCCTGCAAATATTGCAACAGGCGGATAAGATCTATTATCCGGGATCGCTGTTGCCGAATGGGACGACGGCCAGTTATTCATTACAGATACTGCAACACTACCAGCTGGAAGAAAGTAAATTACAGGGCATGTTTCTGAAAATGTCTGACGACCGCCAGTCGGCTGAAAACACCTATGCAAACACTTTTCAGCGGCTGCTGGCCGACTATCATAATGGTCTCCGCGTGGCCTTCGTCAGCGAAGGAGATATCTCTTTCTACAGCACTTTCGCCTACCTCCTAAAACATATCCAGGCACACAAACTGGACCTGGAGATCGTTGCCGGTGTGCCGTCCTTTATATTGGGCGCCGCCGAACATCAATCTTCACTCGCTGTTCTCAATGAGAAAATAGCTATTCTCCCGAGGATGAATGACCGCGATGCTCTCTCCCGCTACCTGCGGGAGTTTGAAACCGTTGTGCTGATCAAAGTACGCAGCGTGCTGCAGGAGATCCGTACACTCATCCGGCAAACCGGCCTGCAGATGGTCTACTGTGAACGATTGGGCACAACACAGCAATACATTACAACAGATATAAACGATCTGGAAAACAGGGAGATCCCCTATTTTTCTTTACTCATTTTAAAAAGGATATGA
- a CDS encoding sirohydrochlorin chelatase — MKGILICGHGSRDPQGVYGFKELVSALQKRYPDRMVDYGFLEFAHPVYAAAVERMYLAGVREITAVPAILFAGGHAKNDIPYEMNTLQSQYKDLTIRLGRHIGITPSMLQLAKQLIEQAEATAPIPDRKDACLLLVGRGTSDPDANSDVAKLTHMLGEGLGYGFATTAFIGVTQPLLKDILPVIDHLPYKRILALPVFLFTGVLLKKIYTQLDEFRAVSQKEIIATAAFGCDELLLQTIDERIREVEEGNPNMNCQLCKYRTQIIGFEEEVGNPQVGHHLAVKGILFEEEEKPGDKKTVFRKVKKILGI; from the coding sequence ATGAAAGGGATATTAATATGTGGTCATGGCAGCCGGGATCCCCAAGGGGTATACGGCTTTAAAGAACTGGTATCAGCACTGCAAAAACGCTATCCGGACAGGATGGTGGATTACGGTTTCCTGGAATTCGCACACCCGGTGTATGCAGCCGCTGTAGAGCGCATGTACCTGGCAGGCGTGAGAGAGATCACCGCCGTGCCTGCGATCCTCTTTGCCGGCGGCCACGCCAAGAACGATATTCCCTATGAAATGAATACGCTGCAAAGCCAGTATAAAGACCTGACCATCAGGCTGGGCAGGCATATCGGCATTACGCCGTCCATGCTTCAGCTGGCGAAGCAACTCATTGAACAGGCAGAAGCAACAGCGCCAATACCCGACAGGAAAGACGCTTGTCTGCTGCTCGTAGGCAGGGGCACTTCCGACCCGGATGCTAACTCCGATGTGGCGAAGCTCACCCATATGCTGGGAGAAGGACTGGGCTACGGATTTGCCACCACGGCTTTCATCGGTGTAACACAACCACTGTTAAAAGACATCCTTCCTGTCATCGATCATCTGCCCTATAAAAGGATCCTGGCCCTGCCCGTATTCCTCTTCACCGGCGTGTTACTGAAAAAGATCTATACGCAACTGGATGAGTTCAGGGCAGTATCGCAGAAAGAGATCATCGCCACTGCCGCCTTCGGCTGTGATGAACTGCTGCTGCAAACAATTGATGAACGCATTCGTGAAGTGGAAGAAGGTAATCCAAATATGAATTGCCAGTTGTGTAAATATCGTACACAGATCATCGGCTTTGAAGAAGAGGTAGGCAATCCACAGGTAGGTCATCACCTGGCAGTGAAAGGTATCCTCTTTGAAGAAGAGGAGAAGCCAGGCGATAAGAAAACAGTGTTCAGAAAAGTTAAAAAGATCCTAGGTATCTAA
- a CDS encoding SDR family oxidoreductase has product MNKQTLENTISILGCGWLGLPLAAHLVQEGYTVKGSVTQAERFEALRQKGIAPYQVEITDTSITSNDLAGFLESEILIINIPPSRREDVLLYHQAQMKLLLDQVLKSPAKHVIFVSSTSVYPDLNQEVTELETAPPSKDSGKALLAVEKMLRTNPHLITTIVRFAGLVGYDRLPGRFLAGKKNVENGDAPINVIHQDDCIALITGIIQQQAWGEIFNACADMHPTRREFYTLAAAKAGLELPTFAAATDPHFKIINSEKIKQRLNYSFKYPDPLGLL; this is encoded by the coding sequence ATGAACAAACAAACACTGGAAAATACAATTAGCATTCTCGGTTGCGGCTGGCTGGGGTTACCATTGGCAGCACACCTCGTGCAGGAAGGTTACACCGTTAAAGGGTCTGTCACACAGGCAGAAAGGTTTGAAGCGCTGCGCCAAAAAGGGATCGCACCCTACCAGGTGGAGATTACAGACACCAGTATTACCAGCAATGATCTGGCAGGGTTCCTTGAAAGCGAGATCCTCATCATCAATATTCCGCCTTCCCGCCGGGAAGATGTACTGCTCTATCACCAGGCGCAGATGAAGCTCTTGCTGGATCAGGTCCTCAAAAGCCCCGCAAAGCATGTCATCTTCGTCAGCTCCACCTCTGTATATCCTGACCTGAACCAGGAAGTAACAGAACTGGAGACAGCCCCGCCCTCGAAAGACAGCGGCAAGGCGCTACTGGCAGTGGAAAAAATGCTGCGGACAAATCCGCACCTGATCACGACCATCGTCCGGTTTGCCGGACTGGTTGGTTATGACCGCCTCCCCGGACGATTCCTCGCTGGCAAAAAGAATGTAGAGAATGGAGATGCTCCGATCAATGTCATCCACCAGGACGATTGTATTGCACTTATTACCGGCATCATACAACAACAGGCATGGGGTGAGATATTCAACGCCTGCGCAGATATGCATCCCACACGAAGGGAGTTCTATACACTGGCTGCTGCCAAAGCGGGACTTGAACTGCCCACCTTTGCAGCGGCGACAGATCCTCATTTTAAGATCATTAATTCCGAAAAGATCAAACAACGGCTGAACTATTCATTCAAATATCCGGATCCGCTCGGACTATTATAG
- a CDS encoding NAD+ synthetase: MDFLQQDLTGFIVLSVLGLRHGLDPDHITVIDGYTYRLHLNKSIWTRWVGTLFTFGHGIMVTAIALFLCILKNNFEMPTMLDIIVEWLSSVMLLFMGVSNLISLTRKDGAQLSGFRKKLLPKSFSNSLNPFTVIITGIIFGFIFDTSSQIAAFGYAVSVSNQWIYAILGGVVFSLGLILTGTCDSLLLSKLLKTFDQKKIQRHRFKLNVLITIMCFAIPLYKIASVMNPALELDDFQNNIVGLVFISIIISLYAELYLRHRYSKGEAVLESVKDNVL, translated from the coding sequence ATGGACTTCTTACAACAGGACCTTACAGGGTTCATTGTCCTGTCGGTACTAGGCCTGCGACATGGACTGGACCCTGATCATATTACCGTCATAGACGGTTATACCTACCGCCTGCATCTGAATAAAAGTATCTGGACCCGTTGGGTAGGTACTCTTTTCACCTTCGGGCATGGTATCATGGTAACCGCCATTGCACTCTTCCTCTGCATCCTGAAGAACAATTTCGAAATGCCCACTATGCTCGATATCATAGTGGAATGGTTGTCTTCTGTGATGCTGCTCTTTATGGGCGTCTCCAACCTTATCTCACTTACGCGTAAAGACGGCGCACAACTCAGCGGGTTCAGGAAAAAGCTGCTGCCGAAATCGTTCAGCAACAGTCTTAATCCGTTCACCGTGATCATCACCGGCATCATCTTCGGTTTCATCTTTGATACCTCCTCCCAGATCGCGGCTTTTGGGTACGCAGTATCTGTTTCTAATCAGTGGATATATGCTATACTGGGTGGCGTGGTATTCTCCCTGGGTCTGATCCTCACCGGAACCTGCGACTCCCTCCTGCTCAGTAAACTGCTGAAAACATTCGATCAGAAAAAGATCCAGCGTCATCGCTTTAAGCTGAATGTGCTGATCACCATCATGTGTTTTGCCATTCCGCTGTATAAAATTGCAAGTGTAATGAACCCGGCACTGGAACTGGATGATTTCCAGAATAATATTGTCGGTCTTGTTTTTATCAGTATCATTATATCGTTATACGCTGAGCTGTACCTGCGACACAGGTACTCCAAAGGTGAAGCGGTATTAGAAAGCGTTAAGGACAATGTACTATGA
- a CDS encoding (2Fe-2S) ferredoxin domain-containing protein — translation MAIKDLTKVQKILFICNGGTCSKSGADENTNQLRAHLSEHDLNDEIHTVRTKCLGQCTWGPMIFMHPEGLWYKGVTPDTTREIVTQHLMQNVLLEEHVHFPAAELVDVKPLILSGQPNE, via the coding sequence ATGGCGATCAAAGACCTGACCAAAGTTCAAAAGATCCTTTTCATTTGCAATGGCGGCACCTGCAGCAAAAGCGGCGCCGACGAAAACACCAACCAGTTAAGAGCACATCTTAGCGAGCATGACCTCAACGACGAAATTCACACTGTACGTACCAAATGCCTGGGGCAATGTACCTGGGGACCAATGATCTTCATGCACCCGGAAGGTCTCTGGTATAAAGGCGTTACGCCTGATACCACCCGCGAGATCGTTACACAACACCTCATGCAGAACGTACTGCTGGAAGAACATGTACACTTTCCCGCTGCTGAACTTGTAGACGTCAAACCTCTCATCCTTAGCGGACAACCGAACGAATAA